One segment of Nocardioides sp. QY071 DNA contains the following:
- a CDS encoding glycosyl hydrolase family 65 protein, with protein sequence MNAPEGPSHKAPPAGDPLDRSRFPVDEWRLVETRFDGSDLGTTESLFTVGNGYLGLRGNYSESRDAHLDGTFINGFHETWPISHAEEAYGFARIGQTIVNVPDPKVIRLYVDDEPLQISVADLIEYERALDFRTGVLTRDLLWRTPGGKRVRVRSTRMVPLEQRHLAVLTFEVTLLDQRASLAISSQLVNRQDEQREAGPLDQSGGGTADPRRAEAFDRRVLEPRIKAASQVTGRLSLGYRAAQSGMTLGVVADHLLETASPYSLEVHAEDDLAKAIYRVAAEPDVPVKLTKLVSFHTAETVPPRELIDRCERTLARTREEGVAHQYAAQEAWLKAFWARADVEVPGQPALQQAIRWNLFSILQASARAEGQGIAAKGVSGSGYGGHYFWDTEIYVMPFLTYTMPWAARNALRFRYNLLDSARARARELSQKGALFPWRTISGQEASAYYAAGTAQYHIDADIAYALSQYVGATGDEEFLAREAVDIFIETARMWADLGFWRDESRRTFHIHGVTGPDEYTTVVNDNLYTNVLARFNLRRAARAVWELQRDAPEAYDDLVRRTGLTADEPDEWAECADGMSIPFDSFLGIHPQDAHFLEREMWDLENTPLDKRPLLLHYHPLVIYRFQVLKQADVVLALYLQGEEFTADQKQADFEYYDPITTGDSTLSAVVQSIVAAEVGYSDLAVRYFHAALFVDLADRHNNTADGVHVASTGGVWSALVSGFGGFRDRGSGAGDQQWQLDPRLPASWSSLVFRVTLHGTRVRVTVRPAELELCVEHGTGPVTFAVRGQLVKVGPGDPVVVPLEDQGPRLDGEPPYPAGIQRADGTVISAIVPSGD encoded by the coding sequence CCCGTCCCACAAGGCACCGCCCGCCGGCGACCCGCTCGACCGCAGCCGGTTCCCCGTCGACGAGTGGCGGCTGGTCGAGACCCGGTTCGACGGCAGTGACCTCGGCACCACCGAGTCGCTGTTCACCGTCGGCAACGGCTACCTCGGCCTGCGCGGCAACTACTCCGAGAGCCGCGACGCGCACCTCGACGGCACCTTCATCAACGGCTTCCACGAGACCTGGCCGATCTCCCACGCCGAGGAGGCCTACGGCTTCGCGCGGATCGGGCAGACCATCGTCAACGTGCCGGACCCCAAGGTGATCCGGCTCTACGTCGACGACGAGCCGCTGCAGATCTCGGTCGCCGACCTGATCGAGTACGAGCGGGCGCTGGACTTCCGCACCGGCGTGCTCACCCGCGACCTGCTCTGGCGCACGCCCGGTGGCAAGCGGGTGCGGGTGCGCAGCACCCGGATGGTGCCGCTCGAGCAGCGTCACCTCGCGGTGCTCACCTTCGAGGTCACCCTGCTCGACCAGCGCGCGTCCCTGGCGATCTCCTCCCAGCTGGTCAACCGGCAGGACGAGCAGCGCGAGGCCGGTCCGCTCGACCAGAGCGGCGGTGGTACGGCGGACCCGCGCCGCGCCGAGGCGTTCGACCGCCGGGTGCTGGAGCCGCGGATCAAGGCGGCGAGCCAGGTCACCGGCCGGCTCTCGCTCGGCTACCGGGCGGCGCAGAGCGGGATGACGCTCGGCGTGGTCGCTGACCACCTGCTGGAGACGGCGTCGCCGTACTCCCTGGAGGTGCACGCCGAGGACGACCTCGCCAAGGCGATCTACCGGGTCGCGGCCGAGCCCGACGTACCCGTGAAGCTGACCAAGCTGGTGTCCTTCCACACCGCGGAGACGGTGCCGCCGCGCGAGCTGATCGACCGCTGCGAGCGCACCCTGGCCCGCACCCGCGAGGAGGGCGTGGCCCACCAGTACGCCGCGCAGGAGGCCTGGCTCAAGGCCTTCTGGGCGCGCGCGGACGTCGAGGTCCCCGGCCAGCCGGCCCTGCAGCAGGCGATCCGGTGGAACCTCTTCTCGATCCTGCAGGCCTCGGCGCGCGCGGAGGGCCAGGGCATCGCCGCCAAGGGGGTGAGCGGCTCCGGGTACGGCGGCCACTACTTCTGGGACACCGAGATCTACGTGATGCCGTTCCTCACCTACACGATGCCGTGGGCGGCGCGGAACGCGCTGCGCTTCCGCTACAACCTGCTCGACAGCGCCCGCGCGCGGGCCCGCGAGCTGTCCCAGAAGGGCGCACTCTTCCCGTGGCGCACGATCAGCGGCCAGGAGGCGTCCGCCTACTACGCGGCCGGCACCGCGCAGTACCACATCGACGCGGATATCGCCTACGCCCTGAGCCAGTACGTCGGCGCCACCGGTGACGAGGAGTTCCTCGCCCGGGAGGCGGTCGACATCTTCATCGAGACCGCCCGGATGTGGGCCGACCTCGGGTTCTGGCGCGACGAGTCGCGGCGCACCTTCCACATCCACGGCGTCACCGGGCCCGACGAGTACACGACCGTCGTCAACGACAACCTGTACACGAACGTGCTCGCGCGATTCAACCTGCGCCGTGCCGCGCGCGCGGTGTGGGAGCTGCAGCGCGACGCCCCGGAGGCGTACGACGACCTGGTGCGTCGTACCGGACTGACCGCGGACGAGCCGGACGAGTGGGCCGAGTGCGCCGACGGGATGTCGATCCCGTTCGACTCCTTCCTCGGCATCCACCCGCAGGACGCCCACTTCCTCGAGCGCGAGATGTGGGACCTGGAGAACACCCCGCTCGACAAGCGGCCCCTGCTGCTGCACTACCACCCACTGGTGATCTACCGGTTCCAGGTGCTCAAGCAGGCCGACGTCGTGCTCGCGCTCTACCTGCAGGGCGAGGAGTTCACCGCAGACCAGAAGCAGGCCGACTTCGAGTACTACGACCCGATCACCACCGGTGACTCCACCCTGTCCGCGGTGGTGCAGTCGATCGTCGCCGCCGAGGTCGGCTACTCGGACCTCGCGGTGCGCTACTTCCACGCCGCGCTCTTCGTCGACCTCGCCGACCGCCACAACAACACCGCGGACGGCGTCCACGTCGCCTCGACCGGTGGCGTCTGGAGCGCCCTGGTCAGTGGCTTCGGCGGCTTCCGCGACCGCGGCTCCGGGGCCGGCGACCAGCAGTGGCAGCTCGACCCGCGGCTGCCTGCGTCGTGGTCGTCGCTGGTCTTCCGGGTCACCCTGCACGGCACCCGGGTCCGGGTCACGGTCCGGCCGGCCGAGCTGGAGCTGTGCGTCGAGCACGGGACCGGGCCGGTCACCTTCGCGGTGCGGGGACAGCTGGTGAAGGTCGGGCCGGGTGATCCCGTGGTCGTCCCGCTCGAGGACCAGGGTCCGCGCCTGGACGGCGAGCCGCCGTACCCCGCCGGGATCCAGCGCGCCGACGGGACGGTGATCTCGGCGATCGTGCCGAGCGGGGACTGA
- a CDS encoding response regulator transcription factor translates to MIVEDHALFAQSLDFALTREDHDVRVLTPDDFASPAALLARVRELRPRIVLLDLDLGPLGDGRLLIAPLARAGVPVLVLTATTDRVRWGECLAAGARRVLSKAGSLDAVLAVITSLARGGPVMDETERAELIALARENGKEHREIRVRFERLTPREAVVLGHLMRGETVHDIAAAFVVSESTVRTQVKRILAKLEVSSQLAAVGLANRVGWRPPAA, encoded by the coding sequence GTGATCGTCGAGGACCACGCGCTGTTCGCGCAGTCCCTCGACTTCGCGCTGACCCGCGAGGACCACGACGTGCGGGTCCTCACGCCCGACGACTTCGCCTCGCCGGCCGCACTCCTCGCCCGGGTCCGCGAGCTCCGGCCGCGGATCGTGCTGCTCGACCTCGACCTCGGGCCCCTCGGCGACGGCCGCCTGCTCATCGCCCCGCTCGCCCGCGCCGGGGTCCCGGTCCTCGTCCTCACGGCGACCACCGACCGGGTGCGGTGGGGCGAGTGCCTCGCCGCGGGCGCGCGTCGGGTGCTGTCGAAGGCGGGCTCCCTCGACGCCGTGCTCGCCGTGATCACCTCCCTGGCGCGCGGCGGGCCGGTGATGGACGAGACCGAGCGCGCCGAGCTGATCGCCCTCGCCCGCGAGAACGGCAAGGAGCACCGGGAGATCCGGGTGCGGTTCGAGCGGCTCACCCCGCGCGAGGCCGTGGTGCTCGGGCACCTGATGCGCGGCGAGACCGTCCACGACATCGCGGCCGCGTTCGTCGTGTCCGAGAGCACCGTACGGACGCAGGTGAAGCGGATCCTCGCCAAGCTGGAGGTGTCCTCCCAGCTCGCCGCCGTCGGGCTCGCCAACCGGGTCGGGTGGAGGCCACCGGCTGCATGA